In Phlebotomus papatasi isolate M1 chromosome 1, Ppap_2.1, whole genome shotgun sequence, the following proteins share a genomic window:
- the LOC129805669 gene encoding lopap-like, with protein MKVTLLVLALVGSSLGLIMDRECPNHSVVENFSTEEYQGVWYEVYRYETSEQYGSDCATFEYYSTGDDSFDLVFRWVYIENDFEELYRYGTANRVAGAGSDARFEAVFDDEPGRTINYHILATDYESFSLVWSCHNLGNGQSNEDAWVLSKVPHPDPEEFEQVVGEAIDEYLDRDHLRGTVQGWENCTGIPGAAALGVK; from the exons ATGAAGGTTACGCTTCTTGTATTGGCTCTTGTGGGCTCTTCTCTGGGTCTCATTATGGACCGGGAGTGTCCCAATCATTCTGTTGTGGAGAACTTCAGTACCGAAGAG TACCAAGGAGTTTGGTATGAAGTGTACCGATATGAGACATCTGAACAATACGGAAGTGACTGCGCTACCTTTGAGTACTACTCCACTGGGGATGATAGCTTTGACCTCGTTTTCCGTTGGGTCTACATCGAGAATGATTTTGAAGAGCTCTACCGCTACGGAACTGCCAATCGTGTTGCTGGTGCTGGTAGTGATGCTCGTTTCGAAGCTGTATTCGACGATGAGCCAGGCCGAACCATCAATTACCATATCCTTGCCACCGATTATGAATCCTTCTCTCTCGTCTGGAGCTGCCACAATCTCGGAAATGGTCAATCCAACG AGGATGCCTGGGTTTTGTCCAAGGTGCCACATCCCGATCCAGAGGAGTTCGAACAGGTTGTTGGTGAAGCTATTGATGAATACCTCGACAGAGACCACCTCCGTGGCACAGTTCAG ggATGGGAAAACTGCACCGGCATTCCAGGAGCTGCTGCTTTGGGTGTCAAATAA